A single window of Ammospiza caudacuta isolate bAmmCau1 chromosome Z, bAmmCau1.pri, whole genome shotgun sequence DNA harbors:
- the THBS4 gene encoding thrombospondin-4 isoform X4, producing MDFYSYPGFQCGPCPEGLTGNGVTCSDIDECRYNPCFPGVRCVNTAPGFRCETCPPGYTGQAVQGIGLSYAKSNKQVCLDIDECQNGGHGLCVPNSHCINTLGSYHCGQCKPGYTGDQTRGCQAERSCRNRALNPCSIHARCIEERRGEVTCICGIGWAGDGYICGKDVDIDGYPNEELSCSAENCRKDNCRFVPNSGQEDADGDGIGDACDDDADGDGIPNEQDNCVLVPNVNQRNSDQDIFGDACDNCRNVLNNDQRDTDGDGKGDACDDDMDGDGVKNLLDNCQRIPNEDQEDTDNDGVGDACDSCPTISNPNQSDVDNDLVGDSCDTNQDSDGDGHQDSTDNCPTVINSSQLDTDKDGLGDECDEDDDNDGIPDLLPPGPDNCRLVPNPGQEDDNGDGVGDVCESDFDQDTVIDRIDVCPENAEITLTDFRAYQTVVLDPEGDAQIDPNWVVLNQGMEIVQTMNSDPGLAVGYTAFNGVDFEGTFHVNTVTDDDYAGFIFGYQDSSSFYVVMWKQTEQTYWQATPFRAVAEPGIQLKAVKSKTGPGEHLRNSLWHTGDTNDQVRLLWKDPRNVGWKDKVSYRWFLQHRPQIGYIRARFYEGSDLVADSGVTIDTTMRGGRLGVFCFSQENIIWSNLKYRCNDTIPEDFQEFQAQQFGVGDI from the exons TACACGGGACAAGCTGTGCAAGGGATAGGACTCAGCTATGCCAAGAGCAATAAGCAG GTCTGCTTAGATATTGATGAATGTCAGAATGGAGGACATGGACTCTGTGTTCCAAATTCCCATTGCATAAACACTTTG GGGTCTTACCACTGTGGCCAGTGCAAACCAGGATATACAGGGGACCAAACCAGGGGATGCCAGGCTGAACGGAGCTGTAGGAATCGAGCCCTCAATCCATGCAGCATCCATGCCCGTTGTattgaggagaggagaggagaggtgaCATGTATT TGTGGCATTGGCTGGGCTGGTGATGGTTATATTTGTGGAAAAGATGTTGACATTGATGGCTACCCTAATGAAGAACTCTCATGCTCTGCTGAAAACTGCAGAAAG GACAATTGCAGATTTGTCCCAAACTCTGGACAAGAAGATGCTGATGGTGATGGGATTGGAGATGCCTGTGATGACGATGCAGACGGAGATGGCATTCCCAATGAGCAG GATAACTGTGTCTTGGTTCCTAATGTTAACCAGAGAAACAGTGACCAAGATATCTTCGGAGATGCTTGTGACAACTGCCGTAATGTCCTGAATAATGACCAGAGGGACACAGATGGTGATGGGAAAGGAGATGCGTGTGATGATGACATGGATGGAGATG GTGTTAAGAACCTTTTGGATAATTGTCAGAGGATCCCCAATGAGGACCAGGAGGACACAGATAATGACGGTGTTGGTGATGCCTGTGACAGCTGCCCTACAATCAGCAACCCAAACCAG TCGGACGTCGACAATGACCTGGTTGGAGATTCCTGTGATACTAATCAGGATAG CGACGGTGATGGGCACCAGGACAGCACAGACAACTGCCCTACTGTTATcaacagctcccagctggaCACAGATAAGGACGGGCTGGGTGATGAGtgtgatgaggatgatgataaTGATGGCATTCCTGATCTCTTGCCCCCGGGCCCTGACAACTGCAGGCTGGTCCCCAACCCGGGACAGGAAGATGATAATG GTGATGGAGTTGGTGATGTCTGTGAGTCTGATTTTGACCAGGATACAGTGATTGATCGGATTGATGTGTGCCCTGAGAATGCAGAGATCACCTTGACAGACTTCAGGGCCTATCAGACAGTGGTGTTGGACCCAGAGGGAGATGCACAGATTGATCCCAACTGGGTGGTTCTGAACCAG GGGATGGAAATTGTGCAGACTATGAACAGTGATCCTGGTCTTGCTGTTG GTTACACAGCTTTTAACGGCGTTGACTTTGAGGGCACTTTTCACGTGAACACAGTGACAGATGATGACTATGCTGGCTTTATTTTTGGTTATCAAGACAGCTCTAGCTTTTATGTGGTAATGTGGAAACAGACGGAACAGACGTACTGGCAAGCGACTCCCTTCCGAGCTGTTGCAGAGCCCGGCATTCAGCTAAAG GCTGTGAAATCCAAGACAGGTCCAGGCGAGCACCTCCGCAACTCCCTctggcacacaggggacacCAACGATCAGGTCAGGCTGCTGTGGAAGGACCCCCGAAATGTAGGGTGGAAAGACAAAGTCTCCTATCGCTGGTTCTTGCAGCACAGACCTCAGATTGGTTATATCAG GGCAAGATTTTATGAAGGCTCTGACCTAGTGGCAGACTCTGGTGTAACTATAGACACCACAATGCGTGGAGGACGGCTTGGagttttctgcttctctcaggaAAACATTATTTGGTCCAACCTGAAATATCGCTGCAATG ACACCATCCCAGAGGACTTTCAAGAATTTCAAGCGCAGCAATTTGGTGTTGGGgatatttaa